A portion of the Colius striatus isolate bColStr4 chromosome 1, bColStr4.1.hap1, whole genome shotgun sequence genome contains these proteins:
- the AKAP11 gene encoding A-kinase anchor protein 11 isoform X1: MDMYTRAQSSRLKPRMSVKKSFGESVLHSMKSLLHSKKDLCNVSAEECLNQEEHDYFIEMTFIGFAEEMGTAHLQELAAVSVELPDVLKSLQLCKLKENEVMFLKDIKKTLVKPYAIKPQNQLPEVVCVMRLSPSFPRIKADYIFTLLSKYTTGIRYAVGITSSQKHQSETSHGEDDDTNQSVSSIEDDFVTAFEHLDEDEPSKIQSAGVCSFTSQNHRDAASQTISAQSLEAVDSKILVGSVRRKSSARSSTLVDILGLKELSSVKNSVTTSISDPWIQRSFYKTYNPSDQGVNFLCKTFFSSSPAESSESDCSSPSPIIFLDEEGYQKSLKAKLQLPKIPVVKDGIEDSDSEVSEFFDSFDQFDELEEALENSCKVIRDPILGNPTQKRRTAQEKLSSASVAMNPQKFKSDRPTLPANVKKPTPRKLESPYSSGFDVPDSPRPVKTSGEENGGFFSPIRSSAFSPLGSCGSSECLCRINLGGDGTGQNHHDAIYNSYSAYADSVSSEILGSVFHSEFSSQVCTGNDSEPKGIALKEKKGQAAKMKTGKETDKQAKSKHKSLMIRDSIQKFAAELVEKSFGSAFKDLQKGVSSCTNALCHLAARLTSSVFQMAFYEIGRRRAISLKERAINGIANFLVSEAITGALKELRHVKKQIFTNTVARFAADLAEELVFEGVMEVCQFSYPSTPTAAQPSAFDYEDKVVRSYAGDLSESVIQEAFIELSQVDVTFTTQAAISVSMDNVKYVSAESMVESTRTSTVFPNLNDRVALNPIQDSKKEYTVQQALFCTSGVVSSIPVPLAGRALCHHQVSSDACKAEVFPAPSSDDNVKVCEDSAHPFFTSRKREEEVTSFRNIYLTSDHSPSTGSTPSLLHKQNDNKQTNTTSGMNINSELTSGSKGIKTFSGTMVDMIVNEAYEAISSSRVTKAVEEYTDFFTRKIIDKKSYVQCSGEDFTKSMVVDPLPKYVVKQSVNESKAVACSASENLACNVSIQTCADIRRREQCVKKQEAEKQTNVSVIMGQQMPLNNPCRFLLTPTRPVQCFPESKDCCRERKGHGFSSKSPPTCSTVTFARQVVEDFNGTGSSSITCLNRPSKKHDTQKTSSGPLTYRQADSFLHANSFSSVIFSREDALQGEDKSSLKDGSTCVMPGTPPPTPLVPYQYSSERNLRKLSKKLKGELAKEFAPATPPSTPYNPSVTGLSETECDSLENEEFMLKLMRSLSEEVESSEDEDHSEMPVEKVKHSEQTIQYADSIASQIISIATEMAASHLDGKTNGREVHGQVQLGMQNKRCGYTGFMNIPEETCSSLWNYAGDMAGKVINEAKKIVKSRHCKLLRLKRVNCQVDCLHLRKGDKDYSAKEQCGPMRDQWSGERDSSVLPLPQGSGVTGLTSKYPSCESVTDEYADHIIRVLKREGGNAELLMDQYASRLVYKSIKSGLQQVARKNRLRYNRKLLPGQNAQVNGKLELLKAVNKGAVQQMKSSIYRCEDQMCERNLSTRRTQHAELLDFSESLVRSITCDVRNKLKMSGACLPKSLTDSCLYKKTEFDEVTGDLIKTGFSRTFHPFSPDHKLYHSTGSLNENGYSEGIIEAIEQYARKVADDTLEMSLESAVLHVAENRKNGDRLSHTEKLSPFSGTVCRCCSMKEHRYCTESTSHHLSVQESSIPGRHFLHSRLADACQKSRAFQLDIPKIHVDVEQKMVFSGKGATAAVEKAEGELSYTSLTADSGIGQDGVSFAESLTTEIMTSAMTNIGQAVNISSVGREGFHSVESIVSQQMSLSIGDDSTGSWSNLSFEDEHPDESSSFLHLSDSSAAFSSSPGSNGNSSSWSSLGLEGDMYEENLSLPTSDSDGTEDKDEDSKDAAEGLEQIRKTLSIVNIDLESNLVDPQLRAALQWLSASETEVSDLHFHDTATREFVFLSRRLRERDWKVGDLLQAVLKYCEMIEKAPDGDQAPNKSLVGWLMENV; the protein is encoded by the exons ATGGATATGTACACCAGGGCTCAGAGCAGTCGACTGAAACCAAGAATGTCTGTGAAAAAG AGTTTTGGTGAGAGTGTACTGCACTCTATGAAGTCACTGCTGCACAGCAAAAAGGACTTATGCAATGTATCAGCAGAGGAATGTCTAAATCAAGAAGAACACGATTATTTCATTGAG atgaCATTTATAGGTTTTGCTGAAGAGATGGGTACTGCTCATTTGCAG GAGTTGGCAGCTGTTTCGGTAGAGCTTCCAGATGTTCTGAAATCACTCCAGTTGTGTAAACTAAAAGAAAACGAggttatgtttttaaaagatataaaGAAAACCTTGGTAAAACCTTATGCCATAAAACCTCAG AATCAGCTTCCTGAAGTGGTTTGTGTGATGAGACTGTCTCCTTCATTCCCAAGGATCAAAGCTGATTATATATTTACCTTGCTGAGCAAATATACCACAGGCATAAGATATGCAGTGGGAATAACCTCATCGCAAAAACATCAATCAGAGACATCCCATGGAGAAGATGATGACACTAATCAGTCAGTTTCTTCAATTGAGGATGATTTTGTCACTGCTTTTGAACACTTAGATGAAGATGAGCCTTCAAAGATACAAAGTGCTG gtgTATGCAGCTTTACTTCTCAAAACCATCGAGATGCTGCTTCTCAGACCATTTCTGCTCAAAGTTTAGAAGCTGTTGACTCAAAGATCCTTGTGGGTTCTGTACGTCGGAAGTCATCTGCCAGATCTTCTACTTTAGTTGATATTTTGGGACTTAAAGAACTGTCCTCAGTGAAGAATTCGGTTACAACCTCAATTTCTGATCCTTGGATACAAAGGAGTTTCTATAAGACATACAATCCTTCTGATCAAGGTGTGAATTTTTTATGTAAAacgtttttttcttcctctccagctGAATCCTCTGAGTCAGAttgctccagcccaagccccatCATCTTCTTAGATGAAGAAGGATATCAGAAAAGTTTGAAGGCCAAGCTTCAGCTACCAAAAATTCCAGTAGTGAAAGATGGTATAGAGGATTCAGACTCTGAAGTAAGTGAATTTTTTGATAGCTTTGATCAGTTTGATGAGCTGGAAGAAGCCTTGGAAAACTCTTGTAAAGTTATTAGAGATCCCATCCTGGGGAACCCCACCCAGAAAAGGAGGACTGCACAGGAAAAACTGTCATCTGCAAGTGTTGCAATGAATCCTCAGAAATTCAAGTCTGATCGTCCCACTCTCCCTGCCAATGTAAAGAAGCCAACTCCTCGTAAACTGGAATCCCCCTATAGTAGCGGTTTTGATGTCCCAGATTCCCCTCGCCCAGTTAAAACATCCGGGGAAGAGAATGGAGGCTTCTTCAGCCCTATTAGGTCATCAGCTTTCAGTCCACTTGGGAGTTGTGGTTCTTCTGAATGTTTGTGTCGGATTAATCTTGGTGGAGATGGGACAGGTCAAAATCACCACGATGCGATTTATAATAGCTATTCAGCATATGCTGATAGTGTTTCATCTGAGATACTGGGTTCTGTTTTTCATTCTGAATTCTCATCACAAGTATGCACCGGAAATGATTCTGAACCCAAAGGGAttgctttgaaagagaaaaaaggtcAAGCTGCAAAAATGAAGACTGGAAAGGAGACAGATAAACAAGCAAAATCCAAACATAAGTCATTAATGATTAGAGATAGCATTCAAAAATTTGCAGCTGAATTAGTTGAAAAAAGTTTCGGCAGTGCATTTAAAGACCTGCAGAAAGGTGTTTCTTCATGCACCAATGCACTTTGTCATTTGGCTGCTAGATTGACTTCTTCGGTCTTTCAAATGGCTTTTTATGAGATTGGAAGACGTAGAGCAATCTCCTTGAAAGAGCGGGCCATTAATGGGATAGCAAACTTTTTGGTGAGTGAAGCTATAACTGGTGCTTTGAAAGAGCTGCGACACGTGAAGAAACAAATATTCACCAACACCGTTGCACGGTTTGCGGCAGACCTTGCTGAAGAGCTTGTGTTTGAAGGAGTCATGGAAGTATGCCAGTTTTCCTATCCATCGACACCTACAGCTGCGCAGCCTTCAGCATTTGACTATGAAGACAAGGTGGTAAGATCCTATGCCGGAGATTTATCTGAATCTGTCATCCAGGAGGCTTTTATTGAACTGTCTCAGGTTGATGTAACTTTCACAACACAAGCAGCCATTAGTGTTTCCATGGACAACGTTAAATACGTGAGTGCAGAAAGTATGGTGGAGTCAACTCGAACTTCCACAGTTTTTCCTAATTTAAATGATAGGGTAGCACTGAACCCAATCCAAGATTCCAAGAAGGAATATACAGTACAGCAAGCTCTGTTTTGCACCTCTGGTGTTGTAAGTTCAATACCGGTGCCCTTAGCTGGAAGAGCTCTCTGTCATCATCAGGTTTCCTCTGATGCTTGTAAAGCAGAAGTATTCCCTGCTCCGAGTTCTGATGACAATGTGAAAGTGTGCGAAGACTCCGCTCACCCGTTTTTCacaagcagaaagagagaggaggaagtaaCTTCTTTCAGAAACATATACCTAACATCAGATCACAGTCCAAGTACTGGAAGTACTCCATCACTCCTACATAAACAAAACgataacaaacaaacaaacaccacATCTGGAATGAACATAAATTCAGAATTAACAAGTGGGTCAAAAGGCATTAAAACTTTCTCTGGAACTATGGTAGATATGATAGTAAATGAAGCTTATGAAGCCATAAGCTCATCCAGAGTAACAAAAGCTGTAGAAGAgtatacagatttttttacaagaaaaataatagatAAAAAATCTTATGTGCAATGTAGTGGTGAAGATTTCACCAAGAGTATGGTTGTAGATCCCTTGCCCAAGTATGTTGTAAAACAGTCTGTGAATGAAAGTAAAGCTGTGGCGTGCAGCGCTAGTGAGAATTTAGCCTGTAACGTGAGCATACAGACTTGTGCAGATATCCGTAGAAGAGAGCAATGTGTGAAGAAGCAGGAGGCTGAGAAACAAACTAATGTTTCTGTAATTATGGGACAGCAAATGCCTTTGAATAATCCATGTAGATTTCTTCTTACTCCAACTCGTCCTGTTCAGTGTTTTCCAGAATCTAAAGATTGTTGTCGGGAACGAAAAGGACACGGGTTTTCTTCAAAATCACCACCGACTTGTTCCACTGTGACTTTTGCTAGGCAGGTTGTAGAGGACTTCAATGGTACAGGAAGCTCCTCAATAACATGTTTAAACAGGCCTTCAAAAAAACATGATACTCAGAAAACATCATCAGGACCATTGACTTACAGACAGGCTGACTCTTTTCTGCATGCAAATAGCTTTTCTTCAGTGATATTTAGCAGGGAAGATGCTTTGCAGGGGGAAGATAAATCGAGTCTCAAAGATGGAAGTACCTGTGTAATGCCAGGTACACCCCCACCAACTCCTTTGGTGCCATATCAATATAGTTCTGAACGAAACCTAAGAAAGCTTTCCAAGAAATTGAAAGGAGAACTAGCAAAAGAATTTGCACCTGCAACACCACCGTCCACACCATACAATCCCTCTGTTACTGGTCTGTCTGAAACTGAATGTGACTCTTTGGAAAATGAGGAATTTATGCTGAAACTCATGCGGTCGCTTTCTGAAGAAGTGGAAAGTAGTGAAGATGAAGATCATTCTGAAATGCCTGTGGAGAAGGTGAAGCATTCAGAACAAACGATTCAATATGCAGACAGCATAGCTAGCCAAATAATTTCAATAGCAACTGAAATGGCTGCTTCCCATTTGGATGGTAAAACAAACGGAAGAGAAGTGCATGGTCAGGTTCAGTTAGGTATGCAAAACAAAAGATGTGGATACACTGGGTTCATGAATATCCCAGAAGAGACATGCAGTTCTTTATGGAATTATGCAGGTGATATGGCAGGAAAAGTAATCAATGAGGCCAAGAAAATAGTGAAATCAAGGCATTGTAAACTGTTGAGGTTGAAGCGGGTTAACTGTCAGGTGGATTGCCTTCACTTGAGAAAAGGTGATAAAGATTATAGTGCAAAAGAACAATGTGGTCCAATGCGGGACCAGTGGTCAGGGGAGAGAGACTCATCTGTGCTTCCTTTGCCACAGGGTTCAGGTGTGACAGGTTTGACTTCCAAATACCCAAGCTGTGAAAGTGTGACGGATGAATACGCAGATCATATCATCCGAGTTTTGAAAAGAGAAGGTGGTAATGCTGAACTGTTAATGGATCAGTACGCTAGCAGGCTCGTTTACAAGTCTATCAAGTCAGGCTTACAGCAAGTtgcaagaaaaaacagattGAGATACAACAGAAAGTTGTTACCTGGTCAAAATGCACAGGTAAATGGTAAGCTGGAACTGCTCAAAGCAGTGAATAAAGGTGCAGTGCagcaaatgaaaagcagcatttatcGCTGTGAAGACCAAATGTGTGAAAGGAATCTCAGCACACGGAGAACACAACACGCAGAGTTGTTAGATTTTTCGGAATCCCTTGTTCGCAGTATCACTTGTGACGTCAGGAATAAACTGAAAATGTCAGGAGCTTGTTTGCCAAAGTCTCTGACAGATTCCTGTTTATATAAAAAGACTGAATTTGATGAAGTCACGGGTGATCTTATTAAAACAGGATTTTCTAGGACATTTCATCCTTTCTCCCCAGATCATAAACTGTATCATAGTACAGGcagtttaaatgaaaatggCTACAGTGAAGGTATAATTGAAGCTATAGAACAGTATGCTAGGAAAGTAGCAGATGATACTCTAGAAATGAGTTTAGAGTCAGCTGTTCTCCATGTGGCcgaaaacagaaaaaatgggGATAGGCTCTCACATACTGAGAAGCTGTCTCCTTTTTCTGGAACTGTGTGTAGATGCTGCAGTATGAAGGAACATCGGTACTGTACGGAAAGTACATCTCATCATCTGTCTGTACAAGAATCCTCCATTCCAGGGAGGCATTTTCTTCATTCTAGGTTGGCTGATGCTTGTCAAAAATCAAGAGCATTTCAGCTTGATATTCCTAAAATTCACGTTGATGTGGAACAGAAGATGGTGTTTTCTGGCAAGGGGGCTACTGCGGCCGtagagaaagcagaaggagaGCTGAGTTACACAAGTCTGACAGCCGACAGTGGTATTGGACAAGATGGAGTCAGTTTTGCTGAAAGCCTTACTACTGAAATCATGACATCAGCTATGACTAATATTGGTCAGGCAGTTAACATAAG CTCTGTTGGAAGAGAAGGATTTCACTCTGTTGAATCTATTGTTAGCCAGCAGATGAGTCTTAGTATTGGTGATGATAGCACTGGGAGTTGGTCCAATCTAAGTTTTGAAGATGAACATCCCGATGAGAGCAGCAGTTTTCTTCACCTGAGTGACAG